Genomic window (Daucus carota subsp. sativus chromosome 5, DH1 v3.0, whole genome shotgun sequence):
CCCTTTCAATTTCTTCCTCCATAGGGTACAAGTTGAAATCCTCTTCTTCAACCACTGGAGCATCTATCAAGAACCCATTTGCATACGATGGACAATCTAATGCATCCATTTCTCCACTAGCAATCCATCCACACGCTTGACTTTCAATTTCTTCTTCCATAGGGTCTAAGTTGAAATCCTCTTCCTCAACCACGGGAGCATCTACCAAGAACTCGTTTGCATACGATGGACCATCTAACGGCAACCGGTCAATAATATCAAGCATCTCATTGTCCGACGGGGTCGACCAAGAATGGAACCAACTTTCACTAAGAGCCTCCCCGAGGGAGAAAGCGAATCACTAACATGGCTAAGTGTGTCACTCATGTCACCTCCTTCCATATTTCACCTACAAATTAAAATGATATGAActcaattaaaaatcaaatcaaatcatataaaatcacaaaaaatcatataaaatcacaaaaaatcatataaaatcataaaaattcacataacatcatataaaaatcacataaaatcatataaaatcataaaattttccATAAAATCATAGaaaattaacataaaatcataaaattttccATACAATTATAGTAAAAGTTACATTTGAGAACTCCTAATTTGTTTATCTAGTTTTTTGCAAGTCCTTATATCGTGGCCTTCTTCATGACATtgcttgcattttctcttcttcttaCTAAGGCCTTCAATTGGATTTTTAAAGCGTTGTGGCTTCTTCCTGCCCTTCGTTTGAGACACTATAAGGTCCAGTACCGGCTCATTCAAGTCATGACCAATATTTTGTTCAATGGGAATCTCAGTACTTGTATTAGGAAAAACATCAACATCAACGCCTATTTTCTCAAGATTTGCAATTTCTCGATTCATCACTTCTAGGGCATACTCATATCTTTCTTTCGAAACCATGCTACTATGACAAAAACTCATTGTTAACAAGGTCATATGGTTGAACCTTTGATTTGGTGTCAACTCTGTATATGTTGGATCATCACAAGTTATAGCATACGGTAGCAAACCATTAACCCTATTAGCATCTCTCGTCCAACGACGCTTAATAAATGTAACGGGTATTTGGCCAACATTTTTCTTGTTAAAAACAACAATGATATGTCGACACGGGATTCCCAAATGTTCATACATTCGACACACACAAGTACCCAATATGGCCACTTTGTTGAACTTCACTTCATACATTGTTCTTTTGTCAACTTCGGTCAGGGGTCTAAAACACCTATAATGTGTGACTTCATCCCCTGACATTAAGAGATCTTTATCCTTCTCGACAAAGTATTCAGAAGCTTCTACCAATTGAATTTGAAATTGCCGAAACATCTCCTTCGTATACACAGACGCCCCATCTTGTTCCAAAGCCGTCTTGAACCTCATGTAACGGGTTTTATTCTTTGTGTCATTATCCTCCTCCTTTTCCTGCATGAATTGCCTATCGATAGCTTTTTGTGCCTTCTCTACAAATTCCTTCAATCCCGTACTAGAACTAATATAGCTATCAAAGAATGCATTCATTCCCTCGCTCCTCGATGTCGTGTTCTGACCCGCGGAGAATGTACTCTTAGTGTACGCCGAGATCCATTTCTCCTCCAACAAATACAATCCTTGCAACCATGAATGATCTTTCAAATCATACTTAACCACTAAATCGTTCCACCTCTCCTGAAAAATATCTTCGGTCAATGAATGGTATATGTATTTGTTGAAGTCCACTTTGAATGTTCCCGGATGCTTAATATAAAGGGTTTTCAATTTCTTCGGGAACTTTTGGCTAATATGCCAAGAACACAACAAATGTCGAGTTTTGGGTAGTATGGATGCAATTGCCCCCGCCATTGCTTGATCTTGGTCCGTGATTATAGAGTTCGGGTGTTTATCGCCAACCGCTTCAAGCCAAGTTTTTAGCACCCATTCAAAACTAGTTTTTACTTCATCCCGCATGAGTGCAAATCCAAACAAAACAGACTGGTAATGATGGTTGACCCCTGTGAAAGGTACAAATGGCATGGCATACCTATTCGTTTGGTATGTCGTATCAAATGCAACAACATCTCCGAAATTACTGTAGGCCATCAAACATTTAGGATCCACCCAAACAAGATTTTTCAAACGGTTTTCTCCATCCATTTGAGTTTTCACAAAAAACTTCCCACCACTTTCTTCTTTGAGACGACTTAACAAATCCAACCCCGCTTGAGCGTCACTAACTTGTATCTTTTTCTTCCGCTCATCCCGCACTACATTCCTTATATTTTGGCTCCCAAATCCAACATTACTGACTCTGCCTTGCATATTGCTAGAAAGACTCATGGTTTGGCTAGGGCGAATACCCGACACATTTAATGTTTTTATAAGATTTCTTGTAGCACTCGTCACATGTCTTTCTCGTTGAATCAAACTCATCTTACTAGGAGATACAAGATCATGATTGTGTTCTAATTCAAGTGTTGTCAACTCCCAataatcttttttcttctttttcacaaCAAACATCCTCACCTTACAACCACTTCTAGGAAGTTTATCCCGCCGACGTGTGCCCTTACTACTACCTATACACACTTCTTGATCCACAACATTTTTGTCTTTATTTTCACCCGCGAGTCTACAAACAAACATTCGCGCACATATTTCATCAACTTTTGCCCGTTTCCGCGTTTGTTGTATTTTCACGGCGAACCCATTCTTAAAGGCATATGCCCTAATAAATCTATCCGCGTCATCTATATTAtcaaatttttgatttaaatacGGAAcctcattatttttatttttttcattttcatcatcaaatATATGATCCACTCCTTTATCATCACTCTCTACTTTCTCATCAccctcatcatcaccactaacAACATTTCGATCATCAATACAATCTTCATCAACACTAACATATTCTTTATCATCAACATTTTCATCACCTTTCAAGTCAATAAATACACGATCTACAACACTATCAACCTTAATAACATCATCTACATCTACGTAATCCTTATTATCAACTTTTTTAACTCTTTTTCTTGGAACAAAATCCTCAAACAAAGAATCCGCCATAATAACAACACAAATGAAGTAAACAActagattagagttagaaattACCACAAACTTGAGTATGCACTTGTTTTCTTTAGCTCCAAAGATTAACCTTAGCTCTCCACTTGCTTTTTTAGCCCTCGAGGaagatttttttcttttgagaTCATTAACCTAAAATGACTTAGTACGTGAGTATATGATCACTTCCCTGTgtttccagcgcttttttagcgctggacgaaGAAAAACACTCAACTGTCCGGCGCTTTTTAAGTGCTGTACGCGTCAAAAACATTAAGCCGTCCAGAgattttttagcgctggacgctAGTCGTACAGCgataaaaaagcgctggacgatTTTTAAATCTCATCCGTCAATCGCGCCATCCAACGGCTCGCGGCTTGTGTGTTTGTTAATATGCTGGGACCTGGACTCTAGATAATAGATATAACACTATTTTGGTTGGTGATGCATTTTAGATGCTCTTACAGGCCCAAGAAACATTATTGGACTTTGGTTGTGATCAACTTGGCCCCAAACCAGGCCTCTCAAAATACGTACGTCATAATACTAGTACACAGCAACACAGAGCAGCAGCGGCGAACAGGGGTAGCGAAGCCGAGTTGCGAGATGGAAGATATAGAGGATATGTTGGCCGGAGCTCCGGCAGGTTTCCGGCTACCAATATCAGCTTCCGTGGGCGTCAATCCCAAGAAAAAGATTAAACAGCCTTCTTCCTTTCAACACTTTCTCACTCCACTTCCCTCTCCTAAAATCCCTGGCACTCAGGtcttgttaatttatttatttttttcctttttttcctgatttttcaattatatatgtaattgtaTTTTCTTCGTTTCTATCTGGATATTGCAGGTAATTTATATCAAGACTTTCGGATGTTCTCATAATCAGGTAACTTGCTTTTTATTccgattaatattaatatgatttgttaattttctaaaatgtaATGTATCGTCTGTCTGTTTGTGTAACTATGGCTACCAATTGATGTATGTATGAATCATTCGTTTCGCTTGATTAGCTTTGTTTACTTGGATTTCCAGATTTGTTTAGGGTTTGACTACTTTTTGACTTGAAATACGGTTTCTGTATTGAATTAAACATCTTTTGCTGATATTCGGAGTTTTCGCAAAGACTTGAATATATGTTTTGGTTATCAAGTCAAGACTTGATATACGGCTGCAGCTACTCAGAAGTTTGAATATTTGTTCCATGGTTAATTTTTGCTTGAATTTTACAAGTGATTAATCAATGCAAGTCGTATGATAGTATTTTGTACTAATACGTGTTTCCGTTTCCAGAGTGACAGTGAGTACATGGCAGGTCAGCTCTCGTCGTTTGGATACGCTTTAAGTGACAATGCGGATGAGGCGGACCTTTGGTTGATTAATACGTGAGTTGGATTTGACTTTGTTGCTATCGATTGCTTTCACACTCCTATGATGTATTGTATGCCTTTGGTATGATGTTCCAACATGTGTTACTTTGGCTTACCATTTAAACGTAGTCTATAGGACAAATATGACTCCCGAACTTAGAGTGTTGAACACTCTTTACTGGGTGCATGTATATTAATGGAAAAAGAATAGAAGGAAACAAAATAAAGCAGCAGATGAGAAGCTTGAAATCTCAAATGTACCCTCTATTATATGGTTCAACTAATGATATAGTTGAACCATtgatatgtaaatattttttttctcatgtcCCACATAATAGAGGGTAAGCAATTCTCGA
Coding sequences:
- the LOC108221411 gene encoding protein FAR1-RELATED SEQUENCE 5-like; this translates as MADSLFEDFVPRKRVKKVDNKDYVDVDDVIKVDSVVDRVFIDLKGDENVDDKEYVSVDEDCIDDRNVVSGDDEGDEKVESDDKGVDHIFDDENEKNKNNEVPYLNQKFDNIDDADRFIRAYAFKNGFAVKIQQTRKRAKVDEICARMFVCRLAGENKDKNVVDQEVCIGSSKGTRRRDKLPRSGCKVRMFVVKKKKKDYWELTTLELEHNHDLVSPSKMSLIQRERHVTSATRNLIKTLNVSGIRPSQTMSLSSNMQGRVSNVGFGSQNIRNVVRDERKKKIQVSDAQAGLDLLSRLKEESGGKFFVKTQMDGENRLKNLVWVDPKCLMAYSNFGDVVAFDTTYQTNRYAMPFVPFTGVNHHYQSVLFGFALMRDEVKTSFEWVLKTWLEAVGDKHPNSIITDQDQAMAGAIASILPKTRHLLCSWHISQKFPKKLKTLYIKHPGTFKVDFNKYIYHSLTEDIFQERWNDLVVKYDLKDHSWLQGLYLLEEKWISAYTKSTFSAGQNTTSRSEGMNAFFDSYISSSTGLKEFVEKAQKAIDRQFMQEKEEDNDTKNKTRYMRFKTALEQDGASVYTKEMFRQFQIQLVEASEYFVEKDKDLLMSGDEVTHYRCFRPLTEVDKRTMYEVKFNKVAILGTCVCRMYEHLGIPCRHIIVVFNKKNVGQIPVTFIKRRWTRDANRVNGLLPYAITCDDPTYTELTPNQRFNHMTLLTMSFCHSSMVSKERYEYALEVMNREIANLEKIGVDVDVFPNTSTEIPIEQNIGHDLNEPVLDLIVSQTKGRKKPQRFKNPIEGLSKKKRKCKQCHEEGHDIRTCKKLDKQIRSSQM